The following are encoded together in the Actinomycetota bacterium genome:
- a CDS encoding MATE family efflux transporter, translated as MGRTGERPVKRRGGFRTALESVLPRGQFADQRDILGGAGQNVIGLGAGVLATFATQVVMTRSLGAAVFGVVTVATQFAFIASTATRFGMDVANVRLVAILVGRGELGRVRPLVRKSAVIATVVSLALGVAVFLLAGPLARVFVSSRLRHQGTLAFWAAALAIPFAAVTWAYLGGTRGLKIMRHTLYIFWIGQPVGWIVIALAGWFVAKNAGITTLAYALSWAAACFFAWRAWERETRGFDARTDGGGIPEEHTGALMRFGLLRAPATLFSQMLFWTDLFVLANYRPSHEVGVYAATVRTGQSLLLFLTSLSLVFSPFVADLHHRGEHEKLNQLYKNVTRWGLATTMPILLALAILPGTIMRVYGPDFVAGKSALEILIIGLIVPVVVGTVGFILIMVGRTGWDLLVYALSFVLAVGVAVWLAPSMGMKGAAIAEAVTLTTSAVARLLLVHHFVKIWPFDRHFLRLVPPAVAGGLAMWGMHLALAGPKWLIDLGGSILVGTIVYGVVLVAVGLKPGERRAVFSLAGRALSRT; from the coding sequence GTGGGGCGCACGGGCGAGCGGCCGGTGAAGCGCCGCGGCGGATTTCGCACGGCGCTGGAGTCCGTGCTCCCCCGCGGCCAGTTCGCCGACCAGCGCGACATCCTGGGCGGCGCCGGCCAGAACGTGATCGGCCTGGGGGCCGGCGTCCTGGCCACCTTCGCCACCCAGGTGGTCATGACGCGGTCGCTCGGCGCGGCGGTCTTCGGCGTGGTCACCGTGGCCACGCAGTTCGCGTTCATCGCGTCGACGGCGACCCGGTTCGGCATGGACGTGGCCAACGTGCGGCTGGTGGCCATCCTGGTGGGCCGGGGCGAGCTGGGGCGGGTCCGGCCGCTGGTGCGGAAGTCGGCGGTGATCGCGACCGTGGTCTCGCTGGCGCTGGGCGTGGCGGTGTTCCTGCTGGCCGGGCCTCTGGCCCGGGTGTTCGTGTCCTCGCGGCTGCGCCATCAGGGGACGCTGGCGTTCTGGGCCGCGGCCCTTGCCATCCCCTTCGCCGCGGTGACCTGGGCCTATCTGGGGGGAACCCGGGGCCTGAAGATCATGCGGCACACGCTGTACATCTTCTGGATCGGCCAGCCGGTGGGATGGATCGTCATCGCCCTCGCCGGGTGGTTCGTGGCCAAGAACGCCGGCATCACCACGCTGGCCTACGCCCTGTCGTGGGCGGCGGCGTGCTTCTTCGCCTGGCGGGCCTGGGAGCGGGAGACCCGCGGGTTCGACGCCCGCACCGACGGCGGCGGGATTCCGGAGGAGCACACCGGTGCCCTCATGCGGTTCGGGCTGCTGCGCGCGCCGGCCACGCTGTTCTCGCAGATGCTCTTCTGGACCGACCTGTTCGTCCTGGCGAACTACCGCCCGTCCCATGAGGTCGGGGTCTACGCCGCCACCGTTCGGACCGGCCAGTCGCTGCTGCTGTTCCTGACCTCGCTGTCGCTGGTGTTCAGCCCGTTCGTGGCCGACCTGCACCACCGGGGCGAGCACGAGAAGCTGAACCAGCTCTACAAGAACGTGACCCGGTGGGGCCTGGCCACCACCATGCCGATCCTGCTGGCGCTGGCGATCCTGCCAGGGACCATCATGCGCGTGTACGGCCCGGACTTCGTTGCCGGGAAGTCGGCCCTCGAGATCCTGATCATCGGGCTGATCGTGCCGGTGGTGGTGGGAACGGTCGGGTTCATCCTCATCATGGTGGGGCGGACCGGCTGGGACCTGCTGGTCTACGCGCTGTCGTTCGTGCTGGCGGTGGGCGTGGCGGTGTGGCTGGCGCCGTCGATGGGGATGAAGGGTGCGGCCATCGCGGAGGCCGTGACGCTGACGACGTCCGCCGTGGCGCGGCTGCTCCTCGTCCACCACTTCGTGAAGATCTGGCCGTTCGACCGGCACTTCCTGCGGCTGGTGCCGCCGGCCGTGGCGGGCGGGCTGGCCATGTGGGGGATGCACCTGGCGCTGGCCGGGCCGAAGTGGCTGATCGACCTGGGCGGGTCGATCCTGGTGGGGACGATCGTGTACGGGGTGGTCCTGGTGGCGGTCGGGCTCAAGCCGGGCGAGCGGCGGGCCGTCTTCTCGCTGGCCGGCCGGGCGCTGAGCCGGACGTAG